The following proteins are co-located in the Chitinispirillum alkaliphilum genome:
- a CDS encoding Glutamyl-tRNA reductase, whose translation MITLKGIDQSFSIREREKAISELRPSPDKPYVYIQTCNRVELYEGDGTAGFETALHIFKVVSGLKSSMLGENHIQGQVKRAYMAAIEENHISPGLHHLFQAALRTGKRVRTETSIARGSVSHSQAAFTLLQKSICALYSKKILLIGINHLTTNIVYLLKNIGNEELYLCNRTDSTAFSQAEKLFCKTVPYENFRKKLDQIDVIITATASSKPLLLAKEFPVSKEVVCVDLSVPRNIEECAGDLSHVQLYNLDDVERCVEFNLNMRKKALEKAEAIIMEEAKSYWAQKENRIYA comes from the coding sequence ATGATTACACTAAAAGGAATAGATCAGTCCTTCTCGATAAGAGAACGGGAAAAAGCAATTTCGGAACTAAGGCCTTCTCCCGATAAGCCTTATGTGTATATTCAAACCTGCAACAGGGTTGAACTGTATGAAGGAGACGGCACTGCCGGGTTCGAAACCGCTTTACATATCTTCAAGGTGGTGTCGGGCCTGAAGTCCTCTATGCTTGGGGAAAATCACATTCAGGGACAGGTGAAAAGAGCATATATGGCAGCTATAGAAGAGAACCATATTTCACCAGGTCTTCACCACCTTTTTCAGGCAGCTCTAAGAACAGGGAAAAGAGTAAGGACAGAAACTTCGATCGCGCGTGGTTCTGTTTCCCACAGTCAGGCTGCTTTTACACTGTTGCAAAAAAGCATTTGCGCTCTCTACTCAAAAAAAATTTTGTTGATAGGCATAAACCATCTTACTACCAATATCGTCTATCTTCTCAAAAATATTGGAAACGAAGAGTTGTATCTTTGTAACCGAACTGATTCGACAGCTTTCAGCCAGGCTGAAAAACTGTTTTGTAAAACAGTGCCATATGAAAATTTCAGAAAAAAACTGGACCAAATCGATGTGATTATAACAGCCACCGCATCATCAAAGCCCCTGTTGTTAGCCAAGGAATTCCCTGTTAGTAAAGAAGTGGTATGTGTTGATTTGTCTGTGCCAAGAAACATTGAAGAGTGTGCGGGGGATCTATCTCATGTACAGTTGTACAATCTCGACGATGTGGAGCGTTGTGTTGAATTCAATTTAAATATGCGGAAAAAGGCTCTCGAAAAAGCTGAAGCAATTATTATGGAAGAAGCAAAAAGTTACTGGGCACAAAAAGAAAATAGAATTTACGCATGA
- a CDS encoding Guanylate kinase codes for MSQIKKGKILIFSAPSGAGKTTLLNYLVEKIPSLVYSISATTRKPRSGEANGVHYFFMDKEEFERWIDEGKFAEWELVHGNYYGTPREFIDSVINSGKHIVMDIDVFGKKKFDRVYPEAVGILIVPPSMEELERRLRGRNTDEEEVIQTRLKNAVKELQFARKEGRYEYEIVNDNLETARSSLLGLVKRLTDES; via the coding sequence ATGAGTCAGATCAAAAAAGGAAAAATCCTGATTTTTTCCGCTCCCTCCGGAGCCGGCAAAACTACTCTTCTTAACTACCTCGTAGAAAAAATTCCCTCTCTTGTATATTCCATTTCTGCCACTACGCGCAAACCCAGATCTGGTGAGGCAAACGGGGTTCATTACTTCTTCATGGATAAGGAAGAGTTTGAGCGCTGGATTGATGAGGGGAAATTCGCCGAATGGGAACTCGTTCATGGTAATTATTATGGCACACCCAGGGAATTTATCGATTCTGTGATCAATTCTGGAAAACATATAGTGATGGATATTGATGTTTTCGGAAAAAAGAAGTTTGATAGAGTTTATCCTGAAGCTGTGGGTATTTTAATTGTCCCCCCCTCAATGGAGGAGCTTGAGCGACGTTTGCGCGGCAGAAATACCGATGAAGAGGAAGTTATTCAAACAAGATTGAAAAATGCGGTAAAAGAGCTTCAGTTTGCCCGCAAGGAGGGCCGGTATGAGTATGAAATTGTCAATGATAATCTTGAAACCGCCCGCTCAAGCCTGCTTGGGCTTGTAAAAAGGCTTACGGATGAGAGTTGA
- a CDS encoding Inner membrane protein YrbG, predicted calcium/sodium:proton antiporter, with the protein MDFIQGIVTGNVLLAWLLLVAAFILLTKSADLFVESAVVIADRFGIPKLIIGIVLVSLATSAPEITVSIIAALRGRPEMALGNAIGSVICNDGLALGMAGLIATGAIAIQPQVLKTAGVFLLLSQALTFIFVLNDYTIQRWQGAILALILTIYIITFYFQNQRSKTVFETQELMEIEEEIEKDKSKPLLLYVLFFLLALGGIIISSEIIVTSSIMIASRLAIPESVIALTVIALGTSLPEIATSIVAVRKGHGELAVGNILGSDILNICFVIGVSSIVNPLTLTRREAFFMFPWMFIVVGAMFLMLRTGYRLTRKKGIVLISVYLLYLLSFFLIFPT; encoded by the coding sequence TTGGACTTTATTCAAGGCATAGTTACCGGTAACGTGCTGCTTGCCTGGCTCTTACTTGTTGCAGCATTCATACTGCTTACCAAAAGCGCCGATCTCTTTGTAGAAAGTGCAGTCGTTATTGCGGATCGATTCGGTATACCCAAGCTGATTATAGGAATTGTGCTGGTCTCACTCGCCACTTCAGCTCCGGAGATCACCGTTTCAATTATTGCAGCATTAAGAGGAAGACCGGAAATGGCTTTAGGCAACGCCATTGGGTCGGTAATCTGCAATGACGGATTAGCCCTTGGCATGGCCGGGTTGATCGCCACCGGTGCAATTGCAATTCAGCCACAAGTACTTAAAACAGCCGGTGTATTCCTCCTACTATCCCAGGCACTCACCTTTATTTTTGTTCTCAACGACTATACGATTCAAAGATGGCAGGGAGCGATCCTTGCACTTATTCTTACCATTTATATAATCACATTCTACTTCCAAAATCAAAGAAGCAAAACGGTTTTTGAAACTCAGGAACTTATGGAGATCGAGGAAGAGATCGAAAAGGATAAGAGCAAACCGCTTCTCCTTTATGTTCTGTTTTTCCTTTTAGCGCTTGGGGGGATAATAATTTCCAGTGAGATCATAGTGACCTCATCAATTATGATAGCCTCCCGGTTAGCCATACCAGAGTCAGTAATCGCACTGACAGTCATTGCCCTTGGGACATCACTTCCGGAAATTGCCACCAGCATAGTGGCTGTGCGCAAGGGACATGGAGAACTTGCGGTGGGCAATATTCTTGGCTCCGATATCCTGAACATATGTTTTGTGATAGGAGTTTCTTCTATAGTAAACCCTCTTACACTAACCAGAAGAGAGGCTTTTTTTATGTTTCCCTGGATGTTTATAGTTGTGGGAGCGATGTTTCTGATGCTGCGGACCGGATATCGCCTTACCCGCAAGAAGGGAATTGTGCTGATATCTGTTTACCTGCTATACCTGTTAAGTTTTTTCCTGATTTTCCCCACCTGA
- a CDS encoding Tyrosyl-tRNA synthetase — protein MNFIEELKWRGMIHDITPGTEEKLLKDVTAGYVGFDPTGRSLHIGHLMPIMILMHFQRCGHKPIALVGGATGMIGDPSGKSEERNLLSAEEIKLNQESIKVQLEKFLDFSEGPNSAEVVNNYDWFKDISLLDFLRDVGKHLTVNYMMSKDSVKKRYDQGISFTEFSYQLLQGFDFYWLYKNKNCALQMGGSDQWGNITSGTELVRRKAGGDCYALTCPLLTRSDGKKFGKSEGGESVWLNSEMTSPYKFYQYWLNSTDEDASKLLRIFTLLPKETIEQLEAQHSEAPHLRIMQKELAKQVTTMVHSENDYKTAVEASEILFGRGSTEALLSLSEKDFLSVFEGVPQAVVKKDELEEGVAVIDLISEKSGMLSSKGEARRLISQGGLFINKQKISDQNQVINTSTLLNEKYILLQKGKKNYFVIRVA, from the coding sequence ATGAATTTTATTGAAGAATTAAAGTGGCGGGGTATGATCCATGATATAACTCCGGGGACAGAAGAAAAGCTGCTTAAGGATGTAACCGCAGGATACGTTGGGTTTGACCCAACGGGGCGTTCCCTTCACATCGGACATCTGATGCCTATTATGATCCTGATGCATTTCCAGCGTTGTGGTCATAAACCCATTGCACTGGTCGGCGGAGCCACCGGAATGATAGGCGACCCGTCCGGGAAATCTGAGGAGAGAAACCTTCTCTCAGCAGAGGAGATAAAGCTCAATCAGGAGAGTATTAAAGTCCAGTTGGAGAAATTTCTGGATTTCAGTGAGGGACCAAACAGTGCCGAAGTGGTAAATAACTATGATTGGTTTAAGGATATCAGTTTACTTGACTTTTTACGGGATGTGGGGAAACATCTTACTGTGAACTATATGATGTCAAAGGATTCTGTAAAAAAACGTTATGATCAGGGTATATCGTTCACAGAATTCAGTTATCAGCTTCTTCAGGGATTTGATTTCTATTGGTTATACAAAAACAAAAACTGTGCACTTCAGATGGGTGGATCTGATCAGTGGGGAAATATCACTTCCGGAACAGAGCTTGTCAGGCGTAAAGCTGGGGGAGACTGCTATGCTCTGACCTGTCCGCTTTTAACCAGGTCTGATGGGAAAAAATTCGGTAAATCTGAAGGCGGAGAAAGTGTGTGGCTGAATTCCGAAATGACTTCGCCGTATAAATTTTACCAGTACTGGCTTAACAGCACAGATGAAGACGCTTCAAAGCTTCTGAGAATATTTACTCTGCTGCCCAAAGAAACAATAGAACAACTCGAAGCCCAGCACTCTGAAGCTCCACATCTTCGAATTATGCAAAAGGAGTTGGCAAAACAGGTCACTACTATGGTTCATTCGGAAAATGATTACAAAACTGCTGTCGAGGCATCGGAGATTCTCTTTGGAAGAGGGTCAACGGAGGCTCTCTTAAGTTTGTCTGAAAAAGACTTCCTCTCTGTGTTTGAAGGGGTACCTCAGGCTGTGGTAAAAAAAGATGAGTTGGAGGAGGGGGTTGCAGTTATTGATCTGATTTCGGAGAAAAGCGGAATGCTTTCATCAAAAGGGGAAGCGAGAAGGTTGATCTCTCAGGGTGGGCTTTTTATTAATAAACAGAAAATCTCTGATCAGAATCAGGTAATCAACACTTCAACGCTTCTCAATGAAAAGTATATACTGCTGCAGAAAGGCAAAAAGAATTATTTCGTGATACGGGTAGCCTGA
- a CDS encoding sulfate ABC transporter, permease protein CysW, translating to MLNQIKSLKKVKSHISEPPLVKALLISVTVLFLFLVLILPLITVFIQAFSSGLVPYLSAIRHPDAIAAVRLTLTTVAIAVPFNVLFGIFAAWAVTKFNFKGKSIILSFMDLPFAVSPVIAGMIFVLLFGVSGIFGPLLSKLDIQIIFALPGIIITTVFVTFSYVARELIPLMQSQGTLEEEAAVCMGAGGWKIFRKITLPNIKWGLLYGTILCSARAIGEFGAVSVVSGHIRGKTNTLPLHIEILYNEYHFVASFAVASLLVALALITLVLRNLLEWKLNRTEQI from the coding sequence CCATATATCAGAGCCCCCTCTGGTTAAAGCTCTGCTGATATCTGTAACGGTATTGTTTCTGTTTTTGGTACTGATTCTGCCGCTCATTACTGTTTTTATTCAGGCTTTCAGCTCTGGGTTAGTTCCCTACCTGAGCGCAATCAGGCACCCGGATGCAATTGCGGCTGTCCGTCTGACTCTGACAACCGTGGCAATTGCTGTGCCATTTAATGTATTGTTTGGGATATTTGCTGCATGGGCTGTAACTAAATTCAACTTTAAAGGTAAAAGTATCATTCTCTCCTTTATGGACCTGCCATTTGCTGTATCACCTGTCATCGCAGGAATGATCTTTGTGCTCTTGTTTGGTGTCAGTGGGATATTCGGGCCACTTCTCTCAAAGCTTGATATTCAAATCATTTTTGCTCTGCCCGGAATTATCATTACAACTGTGTTTGTAACATTTTCCTATGTGGCGCGTGAGCTGATTCCGTTAATGCAGTCTCAGGGTACACTTGAAGAGGAGGCTGCAGTTTGTATGGGAGCTGGTGGGTGGAAAATTTTCAGAAAAATCACCTTACCAAACATCAAATGGGGTCTTCTCTACGGAACTATACTCTGCAGCGCAAGGGCAATCGGAGAATTTGGAGCGGTTTCAGTAGTTTCAGGACATATCAGAGGTAAAACAAATACGCTTCCATTGCACATAGAAATACTTTACAACGAATATCATTTTGTTGCCTCGTTTGCTGTTGCCTCTCTTCTGGTTGCCCTGGCTTTGATAACACTTGTATTAAGGAATTTACTTGAATGGAAACTTAACAGAACGGAGCAAATATGA
- a CDS encoding protein tyrosine phosphatase codes for MKLVTFICTGNICRSPMAEGILSKMLGNAQRLDCKVTSMGIHGLDNQPASENSIIACKENCIDISSHRSRPLVADELVEADVIFTMEIVQKEFIRLFFPRVEEKTFLLGSWPQKETRKGNIRDPIGKSLKEYRKAYREIEKHIKRVFPLVLDILPENH; via the coding sequence ATGAAACTTGTCACCTTTATATGCACCGGCAATATTTGCAGAAGCCCTATGGCTGAGGGAATCCTTTCAAAAATGCTTGGCAATGCACAGCGTTTAGACTGCAAAGTGACTTCAATGGGTATCCATGGACTGGATAACCAACCTGCATCTGAAAATTCTATAATAGCATGTAAAGAAAACTGCATCGACATCTCTTCCCACAGATCCCGCCCGCTTGTTGCTGATGAATTGGTTGAGGCGGATGTGATATTTACCATGGAAATTGTGCAGAAAGAGTTTATCAGATTGTTCTTTCCAAGAGTGGAAGAGAAGACTTTTCTGCTTGGATCATGGCCTCAAAAAGAGACCAGAAAAGGGAATATCAGGGACCCTATCGGGAAATCTCTTAAAGAGTACCGAAAAGCCTACAGGGAGATTGAAAAACATATCAAAAGAGTTTTTCCTCTGGTTCTTGATATTCTGCCGGAAAATCACTGA
- a CDS encoding Serine/threonine protein kinase PrkC, regulator of stationary phase, which translates to MLRTRDTEKIPASIGHYKIIGKLGKGGMGDIYKALQQPLNRIVALKVLPPQLSRDDEFSKRFEVEARAISLLQHQNIVSIYEYGEEDGYRFFAMQYVDGTDLGKHIATHRALAIDDVVDISKQLCRALRYAHNNNVIHRDIKPQNILLDKKSTVRLSDFGIAKIYSGTNITMIGSAVGTPEYMSPEQAQGKDLDSQTDIYSLGIVIYEMLTRRPPFMANNSMAVAYKQVHEKPLPPSLKRKDTPKRLELIVLKALKKDKSERYESVEEMLDHLDSVDVLEQNDRPTLHLSSPVKKQKRKKRDSRKEKTNRRITDRRSGDRRDYKPYGTYFFLKKKYWIDMVRMQWLTWLAIIGLGTAFAIHLLNHP; encoded by the coding sequence ATGTTAAGAACCAGAGATACAGAAAAAATCCCTGCCTCAATAGGACATTACAAGATAATCGGCAAGCTCGGTAAGGGGGGGATGGGGGATATATACAAAGCTCTTCAGCAGCCGCTTAACAGAATTGTGGCTCTAAAGGTCTTACCTCCTCAGTTATCCAGGGATGATGAGTTTTCCAAAAGGTTTGAAGTTGAAGCAAGAGCCATTTCGCTTCTCCAGCACCAGAATATTGTAAGTATTTATGAGTATGGGGAAGAGGATGGATACAGGTTTTTTGCCATGCAGTATGTGGATGGCACGGATCTTGGCAAACACATAGCCACACACAGAGCCCTGGCCATTGATGATGTGGTGGACATATCAAAACAACTCTGCCGTGCTCTTCGCTATGCTCACAATAATAACGTTATTCATCGAGACATAAAGCCACAAAACATCCTCCTTGACAAAAAAAGTACCGTGCGGCTCAGTGACTTTGGTATAGCCAAAATCTACTCTGGCACAAATATCACAATGATCGGCTCTGCTGTAGGTACCCCTGAGTATATGTCCCCCGAGCAGGCACAGGGCAAGGATCTCGATTCCCAAACTGATATCTACTCTCTTGGCATTGTGATCTATGAAATGCTTACCCGCAGGCCCCCTTTTATGGCAAATAACTCCATGGCTGTTGCCTACAAGCAGGTGCATGAAAAGCCTCTTCCGCCATCTCTGAAAAGAAAGGATACTCCCAAGCGTCTTGAGCTTATCGTGCTTAAAGCTCTTAAAAAGGACAAAAGCGAGCGGTATGAATCTGTTGAAGAGATGCTGGATCATCTTGATTCTGTCGATGTCTTGGAGCAAAATGACAGGCCTACTTTACATTTGAGTTCTCCGGTAAAGAAACAGAAGAGAAAAAAAAGAGATTCACGGAAAGAGAAAACAAACAGGCGTATAACCGATAGGCGCAGTGGGGACAGGCGTGACTACAAACCCTATGGAACATATTTCTTCCTGAAAAAGAAATATTGGATCGACATGGTGAGGATGCAGTGGTTAACCTGGCTTGCGATTATCGGTTTGGGTACGGCATTTGCAATTCACCTGCTGAATCATCCCTGA
- a CDS encoding Anaerobic sulfite reductase subunit A has translation MEYEENQNVGERRRVWDGCHLDGFTDMAGGHSFRVKKNERIIKRDLVPICVLGVWAM, from the coding sequence ATGGAATATGAGGAAAACCAGAACGTAGGTGAAAGACGCCGTGTGTGGGATGGGTGCCATCTTGATGGATTCACCGACATGGCAGGAGGGCATAGTTTCAGGGTGAAAAAAAACGAAAGGATTATAAAAAGAGATTTGGTACCCATATGTGTATTGGGTGTTTGGGCGATGTGA
- a CDS encoding ABC transporter, ATP-binding protein: MVHKAMQELVFQFPLDGDDRYIGRGTSSHMRLNGMGISEKHAVLRCDPRNPWISDNNSTFGIHLNGVPVSQSALKSGAVLTVGLQQFRVDIENGVLSLESLAKSQKCEGFKAAHQLIGRDPQNHICLDHPLVSRCHASFKATPQYLQIRDNGSTNGTFVNGKKIAESEVCENDTVHIGPFRFVVRERALHRCDEKNRIRIEARDVSIAYKDRYLLKEVNTTIEPGAFVALLGSSGAGKTTLSRVLTGEIIPRNGEVLVNGLALEKLGGGLGRDVGFVSQQNLLRPELKVFETFIEQSQLRFPAESSKAERLLRVEEIIELLELKEVRNSRVGDLSGGEAKRVHLGVELLASPAMVVLDEPLAGLDPGLIIKFMKLFRRICDRGQTLLLTTHTLEHIELCDRIVFLHKGKMLYEGVPGHLCESLGVSSLAEVYGKASQCTSALFNNNKLHLRDFKGSYLPGEKSRTCWSNPNLIRTAFSHFSLLFKRYTKISVRDKRNFLIFLAQAPLISLFLSGVYRSSTSLFPISFYFCLTVSGLWIGGINSVKEFAREWYLIKRERRAGMILGSYIFAKLSVALFQSLFQAALFSGSLLLAFRNLSFSFSLYVLLCATIFCGSLLGLAVSGFSATVGRAITAMPIVLIPQIFFSGILISFDMMSGWGRALSHLTLSRALFGIMKQRFILGHNLFEPNEWITLFYIITGLIILIFVALHGKTRPRALKI; the protein is encoded by the coding sequence ATGGTGCACAAAGCCATGCAAGAACTGGTTTTTCAGTTTCCTCTCGATGGTGATGACCGGTATATCGGACGTGGGACATCATCCCACATGCGCCTCAATGGAATGGGCATCTCTGAGAAACACGCTGTATTACGCTGTGATCCCCGTAACCCCTGGATATCCGATAATAACAGCACTTTTGGCATACACCTCAATGGTGTACCAGTCTCTCAGAGTGCTCTGAAGAGTGGGGCTGTTCTGACAGTCGGACTTCAGCAATTTCGAGTCGATATAGAAAATGGGGTGCTGTCACTGGAATCTTTGGCCAAGAGTCAGAAATGTGAGGGGTTTAAAGCTGCCCATCAGCTGATCGGCAGAGATCCCCAAAACCATATCTGCCTGGATCACCCCCTTGTATCCCGCTGCCATGCCTCCTTTAAAGCAACTCCCCAATATCTTCAGATCCGGGATAATGGAAGTACAAACGGAACATTTGTTAACGGGAAAAAAATAGCAGAATCAGAGGTTTGTGAAAACGACACGGTTCATATCGGTCCTTTCAGGTTTGTGGTACGGGAAAGGGCGCTTCATAGGTGTGATGAAAAAAACAGAATCCGTATTGAAGCCAGAGATGTGAGCATCGCTTACAAGGACAGATATCTGCTCAAAGAGGTGAATACCACAATTGAGCCTGGTGCGTTTGTGGCACTGCTTGGTTCTTCGGGAGCCGGAAAAACGACTCTTAGCCGTGTACTTACCGGAGAAATCATTCCCCGAAACGGAGAAGTGCTTGTTAACGGTTTGGCATTGGAAAAGCTGGGAGGTGGACTTGGGAGGGATGTGGGTTTTGTATCTCAGCAAAATCTCCTCAGACCAGAACTTAAGGTTTTTGAAACTTTCATTGAGCAGAGCCAGCTGAGATTTCCTGCAGAAAGCAGCAAAGCGGAACGGCTTTTACGGGTGGAGGAGATCATAGAACTTCTGGAGCTCAAAGAGGTGCGAAACAGCAGGGTGGGGGATCTATCCGGTGGGGAGGCAAAGCGTGTACATCTTGGTGTGGAGCTTTTAGCATCTCCTGCAATGGTGGTTCTTGATGAGCCATTGGCGGGACTGGATCCGGGGCTGATTATTAAGTTTATGAAACTGTTCAGGCGCATCTGTGACAGGGGACAGACACTTCTTCTGACAACTCATACCCTTGAGCATATAGAGCTCTGTGATAGAATTGTTTTTCTTCACAAAGGGAAAATGCTCTATGAGGGGGTTCCCGGACATCTGTGTGAAAGCCTTGGAGTTTCTTCGCTTGCAGAGGTTTACGGAAAAGCCTCACAATGTACTTCGGCTCTTTTCAATAACAACAAACTTCACCTCAGGGATTTTAAGGGTTCCTATCTTCCGGGTGAGAAGAGCCGTACCTGCTGGTCTAATCCCAATCTGATCAGAACCGCGTTTTCACACTTCTCACTTCTTTTTAAACGATACACCAAAATCTCAGTGCGTGATAAAAGAAATTTCCTGATCTTTCTGGCTCAGGCGCCACTTATATCGTTGTTCCTGAGCGGGGTCTACCGTTCTTCCACCTCTCTTTTTCCCATAAGTTTCTACTTTTGTCTTACTGTATCTGGTCTGTGGATAGGGGGGATCAATTCTGTCAAAGAGTTCGCCCGTGAGTGGTATTTAATCAAAAGGGAGCGCAGAGCGGGTATGATTCTGGGCTCCTATATTTTTGCAAAGCTCTCGGTTGCGCTTTTTCAGTCCCTGTTTCAGGCTGCCCTTTTCTCCGGATCACTCCTTTTGGCATTCAGAAATCTTTCATTCTCCTTTTCTCTGTATGTTTTGCTCTGTGCGACTATATTCTGCGGAAGTCTTCTGGGTTTGGCGGTGAGCGGTTTCTCTGCAACTGTGGGGCGGGCGATCACTGCGATGCCGATAGTTTTGATACCGCAGATTTTTTTCTCCGGTATTCTGATCTCTTTTGATATGATGAGCGGATGGGGAAGAGCTTTATCACATTTGACACTCTCAAGGGCACTTTTTGGTATAATGAAACAGAGGTTTATTCTGGGGCATAATTTGTTTGAACCAAATGAATGGATAACTTTGTTTTATATCATTACTGGATTAATTATTTTAATTTTCGTGGCTTTGCATGGGAAAACCAGGCCCAGAGCACTTAAAATTTAA
- a CDS encoding sulfate ABC transporter, ATP-binding protein CysA — protein MMHVSINSLSKKFGSFSAVSNVSFEIKKGKLIGLLGPSGGGKTTILRLLAGLEYPDSGEIYIHGERVNDYKPQKRQIGFVFQNYALFRHMSVFDNIAFGLHVQKRKKSEIKTRVRELLELTDLEGVEKRLPGQLSGGQRQRVAFARALAPEPQLLLLDEPFAAIDAKVRKELRTWLKDMNQRLGVTTIFVTHDQEEAVEIADEIIIVNKGQIEQMGTPVQIYNEPATPFVASFVGESNYLDSVSQFKGFPSEIKNAKAIIRPEFVEIGRKNEITSPYASETGEVKHVFFRGDSWQIDVQVGETVLFGFRSVKKDPLKIGEKVLVLIHKVYIFDGKDSSIMGNNLLVDPMPVYI, from the coding sequence ATGATGCATGTCAGTATTAATTCGCTTTCAAAGAAATTTGGCTCCTTTAGTGCTGTTAGTAATGTCAGCTTTGAAATAAAAAAAGGAAAACTTATCGGGCTTCTGGGGCCAAGCGGTGGCGGAAAGACAACTATTCTGAGACTACTGGCAGGTTTGGAATACCCTGATAGTGGGGAAATTTACATTCATGGCGAAAGGGTTAACGACTATAAGCCGCAAAAAAGACAAATCGGGTTTGTGTTCCAAAATTATGCACTTTTCAGACATATGAGTGTGTTTGACAATATTGCTTTTGGGTTACATGTCCAGAAAAGAAAGAAGAGTGAAATCAAAACCAGAGTGAGAGAACTGCTGGAGCTAACAGACTTAGAAGGTGTGGAGAAAAGATTACCCGGCCAGCTCTCCGGGGGACAGAGGCAGCGTGTTGCATTTGCCAGGGCACTTGCCCCCGAGCCACAGTTATTGCTGCTTGATGAACCATTTGCTGCTATAGATGCAAAGGTGCGCAAAGAACTAAGAACATGGCTCAAGGACATGAACCAGCGTCTTGGCGTAACCACCATTTTCGTTACTCATGATCAGGAAGAAGCCGTTGAGATAGCGGATGAAATAATCATTGTAAATAAAGGGCAAATTGAACAAATGGGTACACCTGTTCAAATTTACAACGAACCGGCTACTCCGTTTGTTGCAAGTTTCGTTGGGGAGTCAAACTATCTGGACTCAGTATCCCAATTCAAGGGATTCCCTTCGGAAATCAAAAATGCAAAGGCCATAATCAGACCTGAATTTGTGGAAATCGGGAGAAAAAATGAAATCACTTCACCTTATGCTTCCGAGACAGGGGAGGTCAAGCATGTCTTCTTCAGAGGAGACAGCTGGCAAATTGATGTTCAGGTGGGAGAAACTGTTCTGTTCGGTTTCAGATCAGTTAAAAAAGATCCGCTCAAAATTGGGGAAAAAGTATTGGTCTTAATTCACAAAGTTTACATATTTGATGGTAAGGATAGTTCTATTATGGGAAACAATTTGCTTGTTGACCCCATGCCTGTCTACATCTAA
- a CDS encoding Anaerobic sulfite reductase subunit C, which translates to MRRSVSGAGSVYYHAPQVHGQENQKISSGCDMGRTGKKNPRLAQPFLNWVSEETVLKVIENMYTYIDHFIDKTLVKEHVDYIVDRTGYPVFRDWVLRDVELNKEAKVAKPYQLDRVQIRFRKQSSLMYEIIL; encoded by the coding sequence ATGAGAAGATCTGTATCGGGTGCGGGGAGTGTATATTATCATGCCCCACAGGTGCATGGACAAGAAAATCAAAAAATTTCTTCAGGTTGTGATATGGGAAGAACAGGTAAGAAAAACCCAAGACTTGCACAACCGTTCTTAAATTGGGTAAGTGAAGAAACTGTACTGAAAGTGATCGAAAATATGTATACTTACATAGATCACTTTATCGATAAAACGCTGGTCAAAGAGCATGTGGATTATATTGTAGACAGGACAGGGTACCCGGTATTCAGGGATTGGGTACTGCGTGATGTTGAGCTAAACAAAGAGGCGAAAGTCGCAAAACCATATCAACTGGACAGGGTACAGATACGGTTCAGAAAACAATCTTCGCTGATGTACGAAATCATTTTATGA